GCGCGTGAACTCGAGACGCTTGCGGAACCGCCTGCCTGGCGTCCCGCGCCGCCCGCGGTGGTGCTGCGCGAGAAGGCGGTGCTGTGCGTCGGCGAGGACGCGGTGGCACTGGCGCTGACCCGCAAGATGGTCGAACTGGCCGGCGGGCGTTATCTCGGCCATGACGGCGGCGCGGATGCCGATGGCGAAACGCTGGAAGCCAGCCTGGTGGCCGCGGACCTGGTGATCTGCCAGACCGGCTGCGTCAGCCACGGCGCCTACTGGCGCGTCAAGGACCATTGCACCCGCACCGGTAAACAATGCGTGCTGGTCGACAAGCCCGAAGCCTTGCAGGCGCTGCGGCTGGAACGTCAGCCGCTGAAGACGGGCAACTGAGCCGGGAACCGTAGCGTCGCGTTACCTAGCGTTTCGGCTGCGCGCCCACAGGCGCAATACAGTCGAGGGGCAAGGGGGGCCGACATGCTGACCAAGCGGGACCGAGTGGCGCTACCCTGGACGGACACGCTTGCCCGCCTGGAAGACGAGCGCATCATGTTGCAGCGCATAGCCGCCGGCATGCCATTGGCCGAAGTGCTGGAGCACGTGCTGCATGCCATCGAGGCGCAGTCCAGCGTGGAGCTGCGCACATCCATCGCACTGGTGGACGAAACTGGCGGCTTCCTGCTGCACGGCGCCGCGCCCAGCCTGCCGGTGGCCTACAACACCGCGGTGCATAAGGCCGTCATCGGCCCCGGCAGCGCATCCTGGGGCGAGGCGGCCTACACAGGCAGCCCGGTCTATGTGGAAGACATCGCCCTGAATCCGGGTTGGGAGCGCTGGCGCGACCTGGCCCTGTCGCACGGTTTGCGGGCCTGCTGGTCCACGCCGATCAAGGCGCCCGATGGCCGCCTGCTGGGCGTGTTTTCCAATTACTACGCGGTGGTGCGCTCGCCATCGGCGCACGATATCGACGCGATCGCGCTGGTGACGCGCAGCGCCGCCCTGGCGATCGAACGGCATCTGACGGAACTGGCGCTGCGCCAAAGCGGCGAACGCTGGCGTGCGATGTTCGCCGGCATGCAGGAGGCGTTCTTTCTCAGCGAGGCGCTGCGCGACGATGTCGGCCGCATCGTCGATTTCCGCTTCCTGGAGGTGAACCCCGCGTTCGAGCGCCAGACCGGCATGAAGGAAGGCGATACGCTGGGCCACACGCTGCGCGAGATGATCCCGGGCGTGCCCGGGCAGATCATGGACACCTTCGCCCAGGTGGTCGAGACCGGCGAGCCTATCCAGTTCGAGTTCATGGTGCCGGCGCCCAAGGAAGCCTGGTACGAGGCGCGCGCGCGCAAGGATGGCGCCGGCCGGATGATGGCGCTGTTCCTGGACGTGACCGCGCGCAAATCGGCCGAGGCTGAACTGTGGGAAGGGCAGCACCGCAAGAATTACCTGGCTGCGCTGGGCGACCGCATGCGCGAACTGCATCGCGAGGAAGAGATAGAGCAGGCCGCCTGCGAAGGGCTGTGCCAGCATCTGGCGCTTGGGCAGATGGCGGTGCTGGATACGCGGGGCGAGGATCATACCCCGGTCATTTCCTCGGTCTGGCCCCCGGGGTCCGCGCTCCTCGGCCAGCCGCCGCATACGCTGGATGCCTTGGGCGACGACTATCATGCGGCCTTGCGGCTGGGACGCACGACCTACCTGGCGCCGCTGCTTGGGGAAGCGGGCGGCGAGATCCGCCCATGGGCCATCGTCGTGCCGCTGCGGCGCTGGGGCCGGCATGCAGGCGCGATGCTGGCATGTCCCGGGTCGGGCAGCAGGCTCAAGAGCAGCGACATCGCGTTCATCGAGGAAGTGGCCGAGCGCATGTGCGCCGCGGTCGAGCGCTCGCAGTACGCACGGACGCTGGAACAGCGCGTCGAGGATGCGATCGCGGAGCGTGACCGCATTTGGCGTCTTTCCCCGGAGCTGCTCGCGGTGATCGACCGCCAAGGGCGCTTCGCCAGCGTCAACCCCGCGGTGCGGCCCATCCTGGGCTGGACTCCCGAGCAATTCATGTCGATGGCGCTGCGCGACCTGATCCATCCGGAGGATTTGGCGGCGACGCTGGCGGCGTGGAGCTGGGCGTCCGGCGACGCCGGCCCCCGTCCTGGTGCGAAGCATCTCGAGAACCGCCTGCTCAAGCGCGAGGGTGGCTATTGCTGGATAACCTGGAGCATGTCCTGGACCCAGGACAGCCTGTACATGACCGGCCGGGACGATACCGACCTCAAGCTGCAGGCCGAGGCCTTGCACGACACCGAGAACGCGCTGCGGCAGTCGCAGAAAATGGAGGCGGTGGGGCGCCTGACGGGCGGCATCGCCCATGATTTCAACAACATGCTGCAGGGGATCTCGGGCGCGCTCTACCTGGTGGAGCGCAAGATCACGGCGGGCGCGCCGGAACAGGCGCTGCGCTTCGTCGACGTCGCCATGGATTCCGCGAACCGGGCCGCGCACCTGACGCAGCGGCTCCTGACGTTCTCGCGCCGCCAGCCCATCGACCCCAAGCCGTTCTGCGCGGCGTCCGCACTGCAATCCATGGTGGCGCTGTTCCACCGCTATACCGGCGAACGCGTGGCGCTGCGGCTGGACCTGCAGCCGGAACTGTGGACGGTCTGCTGTGACAAGAACCAGTTCGAGAACGCCATGTTGAACCTGGTGATCAACGCCTGCGACGCCATGCCCAACGGCGGCGCGCTGACGGTTGCCGCGCGCAACGTGGAGCCGGACGATCCGCTCCTGTCGCAATGCGCCGGGGAGCATGCGGGACGCTACGTGGAAGTATCGGTGAAGGACGTGGGCTGCGGCATGCCGCCGGACGTGCTGGCGCACGCGTTCGACCCGTTCTTCACCACCAAGCCCTTGGGCCAGGGCACCGGGCTGGGCCTGTCCATGATCTATGGCTTCGCCAAGCAGGCTGGCGGCGCGGCCAGCCTGGAGAGCACGGTGGACGTGGGCACTACGGTCAGGCTGTTCCTGCCGCGCCATGACGGCGCGCCCGAAAGCGTGCAGCACGGCGAACTCCCGGCGGCCGCTACGCGCGGCGCGGCGCGCAAGGAAGTCGTGCTGGTGGTGGAAGACGATGCGAACGTGCGCGAGATGGTGCGCGAATGCCTGGCCGAACTCGGCCTGGAGGTGTTGACCGCCGTGGACGGCGAGGCCGGACTGGAGGTGTTGCAGTCCGCGCGCAGCATCGACCTGCTGGTGACCGATGTGGGGCTGCCGGGACTCAATGGCAGGCAATTGGCCGACGCCGCGCGCCTGGCGCGTCC
The sequence above is drawn from the Achromobacter xylosoxidans genome and encodes:
- a CDS encoding DUF2325 domain-containing protein → MNPISPDSHNLQREHAALLAAYGQAQAHCSRLLAAQAARILYLESEAMRLRAAVIQRDTALAWAREDRNTLETSIPGLPKRVALARRVAQLMERVQTLMRERLAWQGRAGAGARELETLAEPPAWRPAPPAVVLREKAVLCVGEDAVALALTRKMVELAGGRYLGHDGGADADGETLEASLVAADLVICQTGCVSHGAYWRVKDHCTRTGKQCVLVDKPEALQALRLERQPLKTGN
- a CDS encoding GAF domain-containing protein — translated: MLTKRDRVALPWTDTLARLEDERIMLQRIAAGMPLAEVLEHVLHAIEAQSSVELRTSIALVDETGGFLLHGAAPSLPVAYNTAVHKAVIGPGSASWGEAAYTGSPVYVEDIALNPGWERWRDLALSHGLRACWSTPIKAPDGRLLGVFSNYYAVVRSPSAHDIDAIALVTRSAALAIERHLTELALRQSGERWRAMFAGMQEAFFLSEALRDDVGRIVDFRFLEVNPAFERQTGMKEGDTLGHTLREMIPGVPGQIMDTFAQVVETGEPIQFEFMVPAPKEAWYEARARKDGAGRMMALFLDVTARKSAEAELWEGQHRKNYLAALGDRMRELHREEEIEQAACEGLCQHLALGQMAVLDTRGEDHTPVISSVWPPGSALLGQPPHTLDALGDDYHAALRLGRTTYLAPLLGEAGGEIRPWAIVVPLRRWGRHAGAMLACPGSGSRLKSSDIAFIEEVAERMCAAVERSQYARTLEQRVEDAIAERDRIWRLSPELLAVIDRQGRFASVNPAVRPILGWTPEQFMSMALRDLIHPEDLAATLAAWSWASGDAGPRPGAKHLENRLLKREGGYCWITWSMSWTQDSLYMTGRDDTDLKLQAEALHDTENALRQSQKMEAVGRLTGGIAHDFNNMLQGISGALYLVERKITAGAPEQALRFVDVAMDSANRAAHLTQRLLTFSRRQPIDPKPFCAASALQSMVALFHRYTGERVALRLDLQPELWTVCCDKNQFENAMLNLVINACDAMPNGGALTVAARNVEPDDPLLSQCAGEHAGRYVEVSVKDVGCGMPPDVLAHAFDPFFTTKPLGQGTGLGLSMIYGFAKQAGGAASLESTVDVGTTVRLFLPRHDGAPESVQHGELPAAATRGAARKEVVLVVEDDANVREMVRECLAELGLEVLTAVDGEAGLEVLQSARSIDLLVTDVGLPGLNGRQLADAARLARPGLRVLLMTGYAESAARGQGFLEQGLELIVKPFQLDKLSERVQGMLDSAPGRPGQQARP